The Methanobacterium sp. BAmetb5 genome includes a region encoding these proteins:
- a CDS encoding NAD(P)/FAD-dependent oxidoreductase yields MLTISKIYKKINNHYFEIDMKNYDVAVVGAGPVGSTLARHMAEKGYKVAVLEKKREIGVPLQCAGLLGKRIKKVNLLPDKFIINPVHGAFLHSPEDTILSVQKDKPEAYVLDRVGYDKFLAKLAEDAGADIFLNQKVEKVDTLRGVIDIKNKENDRISATVVVGADGHASTISEKFNPLVESFQAAQYLVDVGEKRFQKDYVHLYVDSRVSPGFLWVIPLSESTARVGLFADCNYQQLNILLKELIAKRPELRRSTILKKYYGVIPKYNSQKQLVKDRVLLLGDAASQVKPTTGGGLIMGFTCAEIASRAASQALENENIELLANYPQEYHEEFRKELKAQLMVHKIFKSLTDADLEYMFRKLKDEGAEDIISHYGDMDSQSILIKELLKRGILFSILPKMLSRRISNLWK; encoded by the coding sequence ATTTTAACAATATCCAAAATTTACAAAAAAATAAATAATCATTACTTTGAGATTGATATGAAGAACTACGATGTGGCAGTGGTTGGTGCCGGACCAGTAGGCTCAACCTTGGCCAGGCACATGGCAGAAAAAGGCTATAAAGTAGCCGTACTTGAGAAAAAAAGGGAAATTGGCGTTCCACTCCAGTGCGCGGGACTTTTAGGTAAAAGAATTAAAAAAGTGAATCTTCTACCCGATAAATTTATAATTAACCCGGTTCACGGAGCATTTCTCCACTCCCCTGAAGATACCATACTATCAGTTCAAAAGGATAAACCAGAAGCATACGTTCTGGACAGGGTAGGGTACGACAAGTTTTTAGCCAAACTTGCTGAAGATGCCGGGGCAGACATATTCCTCAATCAAAAGGTGGAAAAGGTAGATACCCTCCGTGGTGTTATAGACATCAAAAATAAGGAAAATGACAGGATATCAGCGACAGTGGTGGTGGGGGCAGATGGGCACGCTTCTACCATATCTGAAAAATTCAACCCACTGGTGGAATCATTCCAGGCTGCCCAGTATCTGGTCGATGTGGGTGAAAAACGTTTTCAAAAGGACTACGTTCACCTTTACGTTGATTCAAGGGTATCTCCTGGTTTTTTATGGGTCATTCCCTTATCTGAAAGCACGGCACGAGTAGGTCTCTTCGCAGATTGTAATTATCAACAGTTAAACATATTACTCAAAGAATTGATAGCCAAACGCCCCGAACTCCGGAGATCAACTATTTTAAAGAAATATTATGGGGTTATTCCCAAGTATAACTCGCAAAAACAACTGGTTAAAGATAGAGTACTTCTTCTGGGAGATGCAGCGTCCCAGGTCAAACCCACCACTGGTGGTGGTCTGATAATGGGTTTCACCTGTGCAGAAATAGCATCAAGGGCAGCTTCACAGGCTCTGGAAAATGAAAACATAGAACTCCTGGCTAATTATCCTCAGGAATACCATGAAGAATTTAGAAAAGAGTTAAAAGCACAGTTAATGGTTCACAAAATTTTCAAATCATTGACTGATGCTGATCTGGAGTACATGTTCCGAAAACTAAAGGACGAAGGTGCCGAAGATATAATTTCCCATTATGGAGATATGGACAGCCAATCCATCCTCATTAAAGAATTACTTAAAAGAGGCATCCTTTTTTCAATTCTCCCTAAAATGTTATCCCGGAGGATATCCAACCTATGGAAATAG
- a CDS encoding PH domain-containing protein, producing MFETRPRFLASMKWTILKLILLLVVFYLFRYVIVVAIALENYSVQYVQLPLIQATYYLLLLIILFLILSIIWDMISWRQKKYQITTQRVVVKRGIIRKKRSYIHYSKIQDIDVDQGIFDRLFSAGDIEIYGGHEHTNIILEDVPNPREVEDIIDRLTMGEEVDLKPENHKIPKRSIIEEYDQKFKR from the coding sequence GTGTTTGAGACGCGTCCCCGATTTTTAGCCAGCATGAAATGGACCATTCTTAAATTAATACTTTTACTAGTGGTTTTTTACCTTTTCCGGTACGTAATAGTGGTAGCAATCGCTTTAGAGAATTACTCGGTGCAATATGTTCAGCTCCCCCTGATCCAGGCCACCTACTACCTCCTCCTGTTGATCATCCTTTTCCTGATACTATCAATAATATGGGATATGATTTCCTGGAGACAGAAAAAATATCAGATTACCACCCAGAGGGTGGTGGTGAAAAGGGGAATAATTAGAAAGAAAAGATCCTACATTCATTACAGCAAGATCCAAGATATAGATGTAGATCAGGGCATATTCGATCGTTTATTCTCTGCCGGAGACATAGAAATCTATGGGGGTCATGAACACACCAATATAATTCTGGAAGATGTTCCCAATCCCCGGGAGGTGGAGGATATAATTGATAGACTTACCATGGGTGAGGAAGTGGATTTAAAACCAGAGAACCATAAAATACCCAAAAGATCCATTATTGAGGAATATGACCAAAAGTTTAAAAGATAG